Proteins from one Malaya genurostris strain Urasoe2022 chromosome 2, Malgen_1.1, whole genome shotgun sequence genomic window:
- the LOC131429139 gene encoding uncharacterized protein LOC131429139 has translation MPNDELRRLCKQERQLQNVIDVMKDFVRNYQEQRDNGSLQMRMNKLDEVYNLFCEVRMRIDLVMEDQDLGEDLVDPDESEEALATRIARTRAKKEKENEEILKSFINEYFQLKHSMQLLLNPPGSSSFVVPAEPPNQRLQALSMMRVKLPELKLPTFSGNLRDWITFRDTFKNLISDNTQLTDIDKFTYLRTSLSGEALQEISSIEQTAANYSIAWRCLESRYVNKKLLVKSHLDALLAIEPMKKESFGSLNHVINEFDKHLQMLHKLGENTPDWSTILAHMLAGKLDTTTLRLWETEHRSRDVPRYSAILEFLKNHCIVLQSVTSDRSICQSHELKRSSRSFSSYTSSAQEGCPFCGEALHQGFQYKKFKSMKVDERRNAVKASRLCFNCLSRGHVSKSCSRGSCRLCGQQHHTMLHQGSTQPGSNAPGVLPNKQPQLTSQNPHTTQTPSTSHTEPNTNSSAII, from the coding sequence ATGCCGAACGATGAGTTGCGACGGCTATGCAAGCAGGAACGGCAATTACAGAACGTGATAGATGTGATGAAAGACTTCGTTAGAAATTACCAAGAGCAGCGCGATAACGGATCCTTACAAATGCGTATGAATAAGTTGGATGAAGTGTACAACCTGTTTTGTGAAGTTCGAATGCGTATTGATCTGGTTATGGAAGACCAAGACCTTGGAGAGGATTTGGTTGATCCGGATGAATCAGAAGAAGCTCTGGCAACTAGAATAGCGCGAACGAGAGCCAAAAAAGAGAAGGAAAACGAAGAGATTCTAAAGAGTTTCATAAATGAATACTTTCAGTTGAAACATTCGATGCAACTTCTGTTGAATCCGCCTGGATCTAGCTCCTTCGTTGTTCCAGCAGAACCACCCAATCAACGTTTGCAAGCTCTCTCAATGATGCGTGTCAAACTTCCTGAACTCAAGCTCCCTACATTTAGCGGAAATCTGCGCGATTGGATCACTTTCCGAGACACCTTCAAGAATTTGATATCAGACAATACACAGCTTACCGACATAGACAAGTTCACATACCTACGAACGTCCTTGTCAGGAGAAGCGCTGCAGGAAATCTCTTCGATAGAACAGACGGCCGCGAACTATTCTATAGCTTGGAGATGCCTAGAATCTCGCTATGTAAACAAAAAACTTCTTGTTAAATCCCATCTGGATGCTCTACTAGCAATCGAACCTATGAAAAAGGAGAGCTTTGGATCGTTAAACCACGTAATAAACGAATTTGACAAACATTTGCAAATGTTACATAAGCTTGGTGAAAATACGCCCGATTGGAGCACTATCTTAGCACATATGTTGGCTGGTAAGCTAGACACCACAACACTTCGCTTATGGGAGACAGAACATCGATCACGCGATGTGCCCAGATATTCCGCTATATTAGAATTCCTAAAAAATCATTGTATCGTTCTTCAGTCGGTAACTTCCGATCGTTCAATTTGTCAGTCGCATGAATTGAAAAGATCATCACGATCTTTCAGCAGCTACACGAGTTCAGCTCAAGAAGGTTGTCCGTTTTGCGGTGAAGCTCTACATCAAGGTTTCCAGTATAAGAAGTTCAAATCCATGAAGGTAGATGAAAGGAGGAATGCAGTAAAGGCGAGTCGATTGTGTTTTAACTGCTTGTCTCGTGGTCATGTATCCAAATCCTGTTCTCGTGGATCCTGTCGGCTATGTGGTCAACAACATCACACGATGCTGCATCAAGGTTCAACACAGCCTGGCAGCAACGCACCAGGAGTACTACCGAACAAACAACCGCAATTGACCTCGCAAAACCCACACACGACTCAGACACCATCAACCTCACACACAGAACCCAACACAAACTCATCAGCAATTATCTAA